The following are encoded together in the Pleurocapsa sp. FMAR1 genome:
- a CDS encoding glycosyltransferase produces the protein MQTIKPVSGAKRRVYVARKSLRRFPLRIPTLLILSVSGCLGAIAISWLLGNSHVTELFIQLHLIEQNSPSWLNPPQVSNKYYLLVPTLVLFLLAQVVIKLSPQPKPWSRRLVATILLALFIRYFLWRSLSTLNLADPVDGIFSILLLGMELLAMTGSALQALLFFTVKNREGEANKYSVAVKENRYSPSVDILIPTYNEPDFILKRTIIGCQAIDYSNKKIYVLDDTNRQSIRHLAQELGCHYITRSVNSHAKAGNLNNALRKTNGELVVVFDADFVPTTNFLERTVGFFQQDKVALVQTPQSFYNYDPIAHNLGLQKVLTSEEELFYRHLQPIKDGAGSVVCAGTSFVARRKALEEIGYFVTESLCEDYFTGIKLSAKGYDLVYLDEKLSAGLSAESIGAHIEQRLRWVRGTLQAFFIKSNPLTIRGLNLWQRLGHFDGIFHWFTCIPRVFFLIFPLVCIFIRVNPVLASLSELVYIFLPYYVMQLTVFAWMNKRSRSILLSDVYSLVQAIPVTITVFKVMFSPFGKGFKVTPKGMARNRFNYNWSLALPMTILFVATVISFSMSILNPPDASFNLALYWSSYNLLTITVAMMTLLDLPKPSFYEWFDRKKEVNIYSGNFAYSGITQKVSEEGVEIFLEQTTNLATDVVVELIPEILFLSGKITRSYTQDGSLRAVIKFQNLNIEQQRELVQMLYCRPGQWLIRNTPNELQSVLILFKLLLRPLMFLNSKKVNQLKIQY, from the coding sequence ATGCAAACCATCAAGCCAGTCTCAGGAGCGAAAAGAAGAGTTTACGTTGCTAGGAAGTCATTGAGAAGATTCCCTTTGCGTATCCCTACTTTGCTGATTTTATCTGTGTCGGGTTGCCTAGGAGCGATCGCAATTTCTTGGTTACTAGGTAATAGTCATGTAACTGAGCTATTTATTCAATTACACTTAATTGAACAAAATTCTCCTAGTTGGTTAAACCCTCCTCAAGTAAGCAATAAGTACTATTTATTAGTGCCTACCCTAGTTTTATTTCTCCTGGCACAAGTTGTAATTAAGTTATCTCCTCAGCCTAAACCTTGGTCAAGACGCTTAGTAGCGACTATTCTGCTGGCATTATTTATCCGCTACTTTTTGTGGCGATCGCTTTCTACTCTCAATCTAGCCGATCCAGTAGACGGCATCTTTAGCATTTTGTTATTAGGGATGGAACTACTAGCTATGACTGGTAGCGCATTGCAAGCATTACTGTTTTTTACCGTCAAAAATAGAGAAGGAGAAGCAAACAAGTATAGCGTGGCTGTTAAAGAAAATAGATACAGTCCCAGCGTGGATATCTTGATTCCTACCTATAATGAGCCAGACTTTATTCTTAAACGAACCATTATCGGCTGTCAGGCAATAGACTACTCTAATAAAAAAATTTATGTTCTCGACGACACTAATAGACAAAGCATTAGGCATTTAGCTCAAGAGTTGGGTTGTCACTACATCACCAGATCTGTCAATTCCCATGCTAAAGCGGGTAATTTAAATAATGCCTTGAGGAAAACCAATGGCGAATTAGTAGTGGTTTTTGATGCTGATTTTGTACCTACAACTAATTTTTTAGAACGTACCGTTGGTTTTTTCCAGCAAGACAAGGTTGCTTTAGTCCAAACTCCCCAAAGCTTTTATAACTACGATCCTATTGCTCATAATCTTGGGTTGCAAAAGGTTCTAACTTCCGAAGAAGAGCTTTTTTATCGTCATTTACAGCCCATCAAAGACGGTGCTGGTAGCGTTGTCTGTGCAGGTACATCCTTTGTTGCCAGAAGAAAAGCCTTAGAAGAAATTGGTTACTTTGTTACCGAATCATTGTGTGAAGATTACTTTACGGGTATAAAATTATCTGCTAAAGGTTACGACTTAGTTTATCTAGATGAAAAACTGAGTGCTGGTTTGTCAGCCGAAAGTATTGGCGCACATATCGAACAGCGTCTACGCTGGGTGAGAGGAACTTTACAGGCTTTCTTTATCAAATCCAACCCTCTAACTATTCGCGGTTTGAATTTGTGGCAAAGATTAGGGCATTTTGACGGCATATTTCACTGGTTTACCTGCATTCCCCGCGTTTTCTTTTTGATTTTTCCTTTAGTCTGTATTTTTATTCGAGTTAATCCTGTTTTAGCCAGCTTATCAGAACTTGTTTATATCTTCTTGCCTTATTACGTAATGCAGCTAACTGTGTTTGCTTGGATGAACAAGCGATCGCGCTCTATTTTACTATCTGATGTGTATTCACTAGTTCAGGCTATCCCCGTTACCATTACCGTATTCAAGGTAATGTTTAGTCCCTTTGGCAAAGGATTTAAAGTGACCCCTAAAGGTATGGCTAGAAACAGATTTAACTACAATTGGTCATTGGCTTTACCCATGACTATTTTGTTTGTTGCCACTGTCATTAGCTTTAGCATGAGTATTCTTAATCCTCCTGATGCTAGTTTCAATCTGGCTTTGTATTGGAGTAGCTATAATTTGCTAACCATTACCGTTGCCATGATGACGTTGTTAGATTTACCCAAGCCAAGTTTTTATGAATGGTTTGACCGAAAAAAAGAAGTCAATATCTATAGTGGTAACTTTGCCTACTCAGGAATTACTCAAAAAGTATCAGAAGAGGGAGTAGAAATATTCTTAGAACAGACAACCAACTTAGCCACAGATGTAGTAGTTGAACTAATACCAGAAATATTATTCCTCTCAGGAAAAATAACCCGCAGCTATACCCAAGATGGTTCTTTACGAGCGGTTATTAAGTTCCAGAATCTCAACATTGAGCAGCAGCGAGAATTAGTTCAGATGTTGTATTGCCGTCCTGGTCAATGGCTGATACGAAACACTCCTAATGAATTACAGTCCGTATTGATTTTATTCAAGCTTTTACTAAGACCTTTGATGTTTTTGAACTCCAAGAAAGTTAATCAGCTAAAAATACAGTATTAA
- a CDS encoding NAD(P)/FAD-dependent oxidoreductase encodes MDTHEYDVVIIGGGPAGCTCALYTSRASLKTVIIDKNPAVGALAITHKIANYPGVSGEMSGDELLKSMREQAVEYGTVYQRAQVFGIDVSGEMKKVYTPEGTFVGRSLVLATGAMGRSGASFEGESEFLGRGVSYCATCDGAFYRDREVAVVGLNQEAVEEAQFLTKFASKVHWITFKDPKEEDHHAHDLLAMANVKHWRRTRLASIEGNDSGVTGVKVKTKGEEEPLPLEVEGVFVYQNGSKPITDFIGDQVEINPDGGVKVDDDMSTSVPGVWAIGDIRNTPYKQAVVAAGDGCIAAMAIDRYLNHRKTIKPDWDHT; translated from the coding sequence TTGGATACACACGAATATGATGTTGTCATTATTGGAGGCGGTCCTGCGGGCTGTACCTGTGCGCTGTATACCTCAAGAGCCAGCCTCAAAACGGTTATTATAGACAAGAATCCTGCGGTTGGCGCATTGGCTATTACCCACAAAATTGCTAATTACCCTGGGGTATCTGGCGAAATGAGTGGGGATGAATTGCTTAAAAGCATGAGAGAACAGGCAGTTGAATATGGTACTGTCTATCAGCGCGCTCAAGTTTTTGGTATTGACGTTAGTGGCGAGATGAAAAAAGTCTACACGCCAGAAGGCACTTTTGTCGGTAGATCTCTAGTACTAGCTACAGGGGCAATGGGTCGCAGTGGAGCATCTTTTGAAGGAGAGTCAGAGTTTTTAGGTCGTGGCGTTAGCTATTGTGCTACCTGTGATGGAGCATTTTATCGCGATCGCGAAGTGGCTGTAGTCGGCTTAAACCAGGAGGCTGTTGAAGAGGCGCAGTTTTTGACTAAGTTTGCTTCTAAAGTTCACTGGATTACTTTTAAAGATCCCAAAGAAGAAGACCATCATGCCCACGATCTATTGGCTATGGCTAATGTCAAACATTGGCGACGTACCCGTTTAGCGTCTATTGAGGGTAATGATTCTGGGGTAACAGGAGTTAAAGTAAAAACAAAAGGTGAAGAAGAACCATTACCCCTAGAAGTAGAGGGGGTCTTTGTCTATCAAAACGGCTCTAAGCCGATTACAGACTTTATTGGCGATCAGGTAGAAATTAATCCTGACGGTGGTGTGAAGGTGGATGATGATATGTCTACTAGCGTTCCTGGGGTTTGGGCAATTGGAGATATACGCAATACTCCCTATAAGCAAGCTGTGGTAGCTGCGGGAGATGGGTGTATTGCTGCTATGGCTATTGATCGCTATCTAAACCATCGCAAAACAATCAAGCCTGACTGGGATCATACATAA
- a CDS encoding DEAD/DEAH box helicase family protein, which yields MKALIHAGGKMQLIASPKLSDEDVEAIIKGLKQREEIIAEVTKKELEQEFSEVVKDRLACLAWLLSQQLLDIKLAIPKNIRHRGIYHEKLGIFEDTRGNIIAFTGSANESATALINNFECIDVFCSWQTAIKDRTLRKADNFNKLWDNQTNNLDVIELPEAAKKSLLQLCPNEKPELELNFVSQSNFKSKSVSENRDRGYQIETQAKNRWQHQIEAKNAFLKYRCGILEMATGTGKTHTAISILQHLVNVREINTIIITTTGTDLLNQWVEQLYTVASNLNPQFRVLRHYDKFYEKDEYELESENSILVISSKSLRNVLRTLTYSTRKNLLVIYDEVHGFGSPQMIEDLTGLSDGIGYRLGLSATPEREYDSEGTEFIEEHIGSVIYQFGIEEAIRRGILCELDYYPIEYEPSDEDKGKIQSLYRSQSAKKRAGNPMSKKDFWTALARVHKVSIAKLPYFEQFIVNNLEILKQCIIFVEERQYGDQVIDIIHKHIHNFHTYYAEDNQQNLIDFADGKISCLVTCHKISQGIDIQSLRSVILFSSSKAKLETIQRIGRCLRKDRKNPNKKAIIVDLVRNQDENKTELNSDQLRKEWLTDLLKIRCEII from the coding sequence TTGAAAGCTTTAATTCATGCAGGTGGAAAAATGCAGTTGATTGCATCACCCAAATTATCTGACGAAGACGTTGAAGCGATTATCAAAGGACTTAAACAAAGAGAAGAAATAATTGCTGAAGTTACTAAAAAAGAGTTAGAGCAAGAATTTAGTGAAGTAGTTAAAGATCGTTTAGCTTGTCTGGCTTGGTTATTAAGTCAGCAACTACTTGATATCAAACTTGCCATTCCTAAAAATATTCGACACAGAGGAATCTATCATGAAAAACTTGGTATTTTTGAAGATACTAGGGGGAACATCATTGCGTTTACAGGTTCAGCTAATGAAAGTGCAACTGCTCTAATTAACAATTTTGAATGTATTGATGTTTTTTGTTCTTGGCAAACAGCAATTAAAGATAGAACGTTACGCAAAGCAGATAACTTTAACAAGTTATGGGATAATCAAACGAATAATTTGGATGTAATTGAATTACCTGAAGCAGCTAAAAAATCTTTGCTTCAATTATGTCCAAATGAAAAACCAGAATTAGAACTAAATTTTGTCTCTCAATCTAATTTTAAATCTAAATCGGTATCAGAAAATAGAGATCGAGGATATCAAATTGAAACTCAAGCAAAAAATCGTTGGCAACATCAAATAGAAGCAAAAAATGCTTTTCTCAAATATCGTTGCGGAATTTTGGAAATGGCGACAGGCACGGGTAAAACTCATACCGCAATTTCTATTTTGCAGCATTTGGTGAATGTCAGAGAGATTAATACTATTATTATCACTACCACTGGCACGGATTTATTAAATCAGTGGGTAGAGCAGTTATACACAGTTGCTAGTAATCTAAATCCTCAGTTTAGAGTTTTAAGACATTATGACAAATTTTATGAAAAGGATGAATACGAGCTAGAGTCAGAGAATAGCATTTTGGTTATATCTTCTAAGTCTTTACGTAATGTTTTAAGAACGCTCACTTATTCTACTAGAAAGAACTTATTAGTTATTTATGATGAAGTTCATGGATTTGGCAGTCCACAAATGATTGAAGATTTAACAGGACTTTCAGATGGAATTGGTTATCGATTGGGATTGAGTGCTACACCAGAACGTGAATACGATTCGGAAGGGACAGAATTTATCGAGGAGCATATTGGCTCTGTAATCTATCAATTTGGTATTGAAGAAGCTATTCGTCGCGGTATTCTTTGTGAGCTTGATTATTATCCAATAGAGTACGAACCTTCTGATGAAGACAAAGGTAAAATACAGTCTCTTTACAGAAGTCAGTCAGCCAAGAAAAGAGCGGGTAATCCCATGTCTAAAAAAGATTTTTGGACTGCTTTAGCCAGAGTTCATAAAGTCTCGATTGCTAAATTGCCATATTTTGAACAATTTATTGTCAATAATTTAGAGATACTAAAGCAATGTATTATATTCGTTGAAGAACGTCAGTACGGAGACCAAGTTATTGATATTATTCATAAGCATATTCACAATTTTCATACTTATTATGCTGAAGATAATCAACAAAACCTAATAGATTTTGCCGATGGCAAAATTTCTTGCTTAGTTACCTGTCATAAAATTTCTCAAGGTATTGATATTCAATCTTTACGCTCAGTAATTTTATTTTCATCATCTAAAGCTAAATTGGAAACAATACAAAGAATAGGGCGTTGCTTACGTAAAGATCGTAAAAATCCTAATAAGAAAGCTATTATTGTCGATTTAGTTAGAAATCAAGATGAAAACAAGACAGAATTGAATAGCGACCAGCTTCGCAAAGAATGGCTAACTGACTTATTGAAAATTCGTTGTGAAATTATTTAA
- a CDS encoding CxC ATPase DNA modification system associated small protein codes for MAIDIKVRESVLEAVHNSNQSDKVAQKIVNLLEELSNGTFDLNNREEIQIYLNTILEAININITK; via the coding sequence ATGGCTATAGATATAAAAGTTAGAGAATCAGTTCTAGAAGCAGTACACAATAGCAATCAATCAGATAAAGTTGCTCAAAAAATAGTTAATCTACTTGAAGAATTATCTAACGGCACTTTCGATTTAAACAATCGAGAAGAAATTCAAATTTATTTGAACACTATCTTAGAAGCGATCAATATTAATATTACTAAATAG
- a CDS encoding AAA family ATPase gives MSLKLSILGWSALNLRCPDHQISLCPENSQTPYKVTLIQMPNGTGKTTTLDLLRATLSGSAKQWTPEHITEFRNNNNSAPSGSFIVKLSLDDKLLTFELNFDFNREKASYRTTYGSAGIKDGFLPPPSIKKFLNPEFVSLFVFNGELARNLLDSKQTRARDAIDSLFQLSLLEDISNEFQQNWENHTKNAGFKTEQALKQRNNKLKDLKERKKAIEAKKKELHSQKSYLSTEIQRAEQEYNIAFNKDKDLGAQLKKLQHDFTRAEKTVSLELQQTIEQMRSPQKLFADFGISLLNFKDNLDSLKLPSSTSQEFFKELSRANKCVCNRHIDEKASKAILERASQYLGEDEVGVLNSIKSDIANYCDRNTIKSYQELEKNLEQLRDSIRLRDNLNTEIYATEKQRFEQGDSELESKQQRLNKFKHQLETCEAELKKIERYPLSNPSDDTKCLKELINLIKKAEYDVAEATNTIALKKKTEIIRDILTLSRKQAREKLRKFVIDETNQRISQLLTRNPVILEDIQDFLQLKNRRGASEGQTLSVSYAFLATLFNQSTYQLPFIVDSPAISLDLNVRTEVAGLVPSLSEQFLAFTISSERQGFISTLYQAANQEVKYLTLFRQTLEMEDIWQGLDTRIVTETTDGVLVEGKEFFEQFDLDDEV, from the coding sequence ATGAGTTTAAAACTTAGTATACTGGGGTGGTCGGCTTTAAATTTACGCTGTCCAGACCATCAAATATCTTTATGTCCCGAAAATAGTCAAACTCCTTACAAAGTTACTCTCATCCAAATGCCCAATGGCACTGGGAAAACAACCACTCTCGATCTTTTAAGAGCTACTTTATCAGGTTCGGCAAAGCAATGGACACCAGAGCATATAACAGAATTTCGCAATAATAATAATTCTGCTCCATCGGGTTCATTTATTGTCAAATTGTCACTCGACGATAAGCTGCTCACGTTTGAGCTAAATTTCGATTTTAATCGAGAAAAAGCAAGTTACAGAACTACTTATGGTTCTGCTGGAATTAAAGATGGATTTTTACCACCACCAAGTATTAAAAAATTTTTGAATCCAGAATTTGTCAGTCTGTTTGTTTTTAATGGAGAACTAGCTCGTAATTTACTAGATTCCAAACAAACACGCGCCCGTGATGCTATAGATTCTTTGTTTCAATTGTCTTTACTTGAAGACATTTCTAACGAATTTCAACAAAATTGGGAAAACCATACAAAAAATGCTGGATTTAAAACAGAACAAGCATTAAAACAGAGGAATAATAAATTAAAAGATTTAAAAGAAAGGAAGAAAGCAATAGAAGCCAAAAAAAAGGAACTGCATTCACAAAAATCGTATCTAAGCACAGAAATTCAGAGAGCAGAACAAGAATACAATATTGCTTTCAATAAAGATAAAGATTTGGGGGCGCAGTTAAAAAAGCTACAGCATGATTTTACACGCGCAGAAAAAACTGTAAGCTTAGAGCTTCAGCAAACTATTGAACAGATGCGTAGTCCACAAAAACTATTTGCAGATTTTGGTATATCTCTTCTCAATTTTAAAGATAATTTGGATAGTCTGAAATTACCTAGTTCAACATCACAAGAATTTTTTAAAGAATTATCAAGAGCAAACAAATGTGTATGTAATCGCCATATTGATGAAAAAGCGAGTAAGGCTATTTTAGAGCGTGCCAGTCAATATCTAGGAGAAGATGAAGTTGGGGTTCTAAATAGTATTAAATCAGATATTGCTAATTATTGCGATCGCAATACAATAAAATCTTATCAAGAACTCGAAAAAAATTTAGAACAATTAAGAGATTCTATTAGACTAAGAGACAATCTTAATACAGAAATTTATGCCACAGAAAAGCAGCGTTTCGAGCAAGGCGATTCAGAATTAGAAAGCAAGCAACAGCGTCTTAATAAATTTAAACATCAACTTGAAACTTGCGAGGCAGAACTGAAAAAAATAGAGAGATATCCACTAAGCAATCCTAGTGATGACACGAAATGTTTAAAAGAATTAATAAATTTGATTAAAAAAGCTGAATATGATGTTGCTGAAGCAACAAATACTATCGCATTAAAAAAGAAAACAGAAATTATTCGAGACATACTAACCTTATCTCGTAAACAAGCTAGGGAGAAACTGAGAAAATTTGTTATTGATGAAACCAATCAGCGCATCTCTCAATTACTAACCCGCAATCCAGTTATTTTGGAAGATATTCAAGATTTTCTTCAGTTAAAAAATCGCAGAGGAGCTAGCGAAGGTCAAACGCTATCTGTTAGTTACGCTTTCTTAGCAACTCTTTTTAACCAAAGCACCTATCAACTGCCCTTTATTGTTGATAGTCCTGCTATTTCCCTTGACCTTAATGTTAGAACAGAAGTAGCAGGTCTTGTTCCTTCTCTTTCAGAACAATTTTTGGCTTTTACTATTTCTAGTGAAAGACAAGGTTTTATAAGTACACTGTATCAAGCAGCAAACCAAGAAGTTAAATATTTGACCTTATTTCGTCAAACATTGGAAATGGAAGATATTTGGCAAGGCCTAGATACCAGAATTGTTACAGAAACAACTGATGGAGTATTAGTAGAAGGGAAAGAATTTTTTGAGCAATTCGATTTAGATGATGAGGTTTAA
- the dndC gene encoding DNA phosphorothioation system sulfurtransferase DndC has protein sequence MAQKQTSLPASRNVPELFTHIDKLIQEIQALYCLDAVPWVIGYSGGKDSTVTLQLIWNALFALPKEKRTKKVYVITTDTLVENPIVSHWVSKSLEQMKTAAQEQNLPIEPHLLAPDVKDTFWVNLMGKGYPAPRHGFRWCTERLKIHPTNHFIRNVIRISGEAVLVLGTRKAESTNRAATMAKYEIGEVSELLQSDSNLSNSLRYSDTLPNAVIYSPIQEWRDDEVWMYLMQCQNPWGKSNQDLFSMYRGATEDNECPLVVDTSTPSCGDSRFGCWVCTLVNKDRSMEAMIQNDEEKEWLQPLLDIRNELDIHQDRHRRDFRRLRGKVQLFEREQRGKTTIKNIPGPYVRKWREIWLKKVLEAQVEVRQNAPEEFKDISLITDEELSEIRRIWLEEKHEFDDSLPRIYKEVTGEEFKDIRIGADEKLLGNDEWETLEEICDDEMQLELMSKLLDTERQFHTKNRRLGIYESLEKCFDTSSRSQEDAIANAHQKYNLKTAAEQGDIQAVREKVEQLNKPSNDLEEDKIGWGSIKFAPKS, from the coding sequence ATGGCACAGAAACAAACCTCATTGCCAGCTTCACGTAATGTACCTGAATTGTTTACTCACATTGACAAATTAATTCAGGAAATACAAGCATTATATTGTCTTGATGCTGTGCCTTGGGTCATTGGTTATTCAGGTGGTAAAGATTCTACAGTTACCTTGCAGCTTATTTGGAATGCTTTATTCGCTTTACCCAAAGAAAAAAGAACTAAAAAAGTTTATGTCATAACTACAGATACTCTTGTAGAAAACCCCATTGTGTCCCATTGGGTGAGTAAATCTTTAGAACAGATGAAGACTGCTGCCCAAGAGCAAAACTTACCCATAGAACCTCATTTGCTTGCCCCTGATGTTAAAGATACGTTCTGGGTAAATTTAATGGGAAAAGGTTATCCTGCGCCTCGTCATGGATTTCGTTGGTGTACTGAGAGATTAAAAATTCATCCCACAAATCACTTTATTCGTAATGTAATTAGGATTAGTGGCGAAGCTGTTTTGGTTTTGGGAACTCGTAAAGCTGAGAGTACAAATCGGGCAGCAACAATGGCTAAATATGAAATAGGCGAGGTCAGCGAGTTACTACAGTCTGATTCTAATTTATCTAATTCATTGCGCTACAGTGATACGTTACCTAATGCCGTGATTTACAGTCCGATTCAAGAATGGCGAGATGATGAGGTTTGGATGTACCTTATGCAGTGCCAGAATCCTTGGGGAAAAAGTAACCAAGATTTATTTAGTATGTATCGTGGTGCGACTGAAGATAATGAGTGTCCTCTGGTCGTTGATACTTCGACACCCAGTTGCGGAGATTCAAGATTTGGCTGTTGGGTCTGTACTCTAGTAAATAAAGACAGGTCAATGGAAGCTATGATTCAAAACGATGAAGAGAAAGAGTGGCTGCAACCTTTATTAGATATACGTAATGAACTGGATATTCATCAAGACCGCCATCGGCGAGATTTTCGTCGTCTTCGTGGTAAGGTACAACTTTTTGAACGTGAACAAAGAGGAAAAACAACTATTAAAAATATTCCTGGTCCATATGTTAGAAAGTGGCGAGAGATTTGGCTGAAAAAAGTATTAGAAGCACAAGTAGAAGTTAGACAAAATGCGCCAGAAGAATTTAAAGATATTAGTTTAATTACTGATGAAGAATTAAGCGAGATCAGAAGGATTTGGCTGGAAGAAAAACATGAATTTGATGATAGTCTGCCTCGCATATATAAAGAAGTAACAGGAGAAGAGTTCAAAGATATTAGAATTGGTGCGGATGAGAAGCTATTGGGTAATGATGAGTGGGAAACTTTAGAGGAAATATGTGATGATGAGATGCAGTTGGAATTGATGTCAAAGCTGTTAGATACAGAAAGGCAATTTCATACTAAGAATCGTCGTCTGGGTATCTATGAAAGCTTAGAAAAGTGCTTTGATACTAGTTCTAGAAGTCAAGAAGATGCGATCGCAAATGCTCATCAAAAATATAACTTAAAAACTGCTGCTGAACAAGGTGATATTCAAGCGGTAAGAGAAAAAGTAGAACAGTTAAATAAACCAAGCAATGATTTAGAAGAAGATAAAATTGGTTGGGGAAGTATCAAATTTGCTCCCAAATCTTAA
- the tnpA gene encoding IS200/IS605 family transposase yields MRNNYTQMYIHCVWATWDRLPLVTADIKQQIYAVIINECKKMKCTAIAIGGIEDHVHLLAGFPTTITIASLAKQVKGSSSHCVNHVIRPNQFFKWQGSYGAFTVSHSGINRVANYIRNQEDHHKQKSFISHWEI; encoded by the coding sequence ATGAGAAATAACTATACGCAAATGTATATCCACTGCGTTTGGGCAACTTGGGACAGATTACCTTTAGTTACTGCTGATATTAAGCAGCAGATTTATGCTGTAATCATCAATGAATGTAAAAAAATGAAATGTACCGCAATTGCTATAGGTGGAATTGAAGATCATGTTCATCTATTAGCGGGATTTCCCACAACAATTACTATTGCCAGTTTGGCCAAGCAAGTTAAGGGTAGTTCATCTCATTGTGTCAACCATGTTATTAGACCAAATCAATTCTTTAAATGGCAAGGAAGTTATGGTGCATTTACCGTGAGTCATAGCGGAATCAATCGCGTTGCTAACTATATCCGAAATCAAGAAGATCATCACAAGCAAAAGTCTTTTATTAGTCATTGGGAAATATAG